The Skermanella pratensis genome has a window encoding:
- a CDS encoding tyrosine-type recombinase/integrase, which produces MPTRVKMPNVLLNHRGHPFKRRRFEERWTATMAEAGLTGLRFQDLRRTAMTRMGEASVTETEMAAVSGHSIDRSRQIL; this is translated from the coding sequence ATGCCCACCCGCGTGAAGATGCCCAATGTCCTCCTGAACCACCGGGGTCACCCTTTCAAGCGACGTCGGTTCGAGGAGCGGTGGACAGCCACCATGGCGGAGGCGGGCCTGACAGGATTGCGGTTCCAGGATCTCCGCCGCACAGCGATGACCCGCATGGGCGAGGCCAGCGTCACCGAGACCGAGATGGCTGCTGTCAGCGGCCACAGCATCGACCGGTCGCGGCAGATTCTCTAG
- the istB gene encoding IS21-like element helper ATPase IstB, with amino-acid sequence MTRGKTPSPAASLHEQTVRQHCRALKMPTVAGQFETLAQAAIREGHGHVQYLDALLTAEIEERERKGVVRRIQEAHLPRVKTLAEFDFRQSSVSAARLADLAAGGYIERAEPVVLIGEAGTGKTHLALGLCVAACQQRRRVRFTSASALINELVEARAASQLSRVLGRWERVDLICIDEVGYVPLMEMGAELMFQIIADRAEKAALIVTTNLPFSEWGQVFPNPRLCGAVLDRVTDQAHIIETGGESYRFKRSMAKRGAVS; translated from the coding sequence ATGACCAGGGGGAAGACGCCATCGCCCGCCGCCTCCCTTCATGAGCAGACAGTTCGGCAACATTGTCGCGCCCTGAAGATGCCGACCGTTGCCGGGCAGTTCGAAACGCTGGCCCAGGCGGCGATCCGTGAGGGGCATGGCCACGTCCAGTATCTGGATGCGCTGCTGACGGCCGAGATCGAGGAGCGTGAGCGCAAGGGGGTAGTGCGTCGGATCCAGGAAGCCCATCTGCCGCGGGTCAAGACCCTGGCCGAGTTCGACTTCCGGCAATCCTCGGTGTCGGCAGCACGGCTCGCGGACCTTGCCGCGGGCGGCTACATCGAGCGGGCGGAGCCGGTGGTGCTGATCGGCGAAGCGGGCACCGGCAAAACCCACCTGGCGCTGGGATTGTGCGTAGCGGCGTGTCAGCAGCGGCGGCGCGTTCGGTTCACCAGTGCCTCGGCGCTGATCAACGAGCTTGTGGAAGCCCGCGCCGCCAGCCAGCTGAGCCGGGTGCTGGGCCGCTGGGAGCGCGTCGATCTGATCTGCATCGATGAAGTGGGCTACGTGCCTCTGATGGAAATGGGCGCGGAATTGATGTTCCAGATCATTGCCGACCGGGCGGAAAAGGCGGCCCTGATCGTGACGACGAACCTGCCCTTCTCGGAGTGGGGGCAGGTGTTCCCTAACCCCCGGCTCTGCGGTGCCGTGCTCGATCGGGTCACCGACCAAGCCCACATCATCGAAACCGGCGGTGAATCATACCGCTTCAAACGCAGCATGGCCAAGCGGGGTGCTGTCTCATGA
- the istA gene encoding IS21 family transposase: MDRRSKVELFEQLRREYEFGIGTIKGVARKFGVHRRLVRQAVNSALPPVRTYRQRPRPVLGAVEGFIDGILEADRQAPRKQRHTARRIYRRILAEMPGHAVAESTVRNYVRDRKRSLGLLIRETYVAQSYQWGGEGQVDWYEAYAELAGDLTKLQVFCMRSMAGGGVFHRAYRSATQQAFLEGHELAFRHFGGVFRLLRYDNLTSAVRKVLRGRLREETERFIALRSHWHFEADFCTPGAGHEKGGVEGENGYFRRNHWVPVPKAASLEVLNELLLMRCREDEGRLIDGRSQQVGQAMAEERNHLLALPAEEFDLAEISFPIVDGGGCVRVRTNAYSTPVRPGTTVQVKVYPAHLEVWHDGRCVARHERCYSRCQQILDLEHYLDVLERKPGALAGSTALEQWRRAGRWPASFDVLWQRLIDRQGRQHGTRAMIAVIQLAREFGHDAVRQAVDTAVKLGCSDGAAIRYLLTCAGQQRPAPEMAEVGELTRYDRPMPCLTGYDRLLDRDQEVAP; the protein is encoded by the coding sequence GTGGACAGGAGATCGAAGGTGGAGCTATTCGAGCAGTTGCGGCGCGAGTATGAATTCGGGATTGGAACGATCAAGGGTGTCGCCCGGAAGTTTGGTGTCCACCGCCGGCTTGTGCGCCAGGCGGTGAACAGCGCGCTTCCTCCGGTTCGCACATACCGCCAACGGCCCAGGCCGGTGCTGGGAGCGGTCGAAGGGTTCATCGACGGCATTCTGGAGGCGGACCGGCAGGCTCCGCGCAAGCAGCGCCATACGGCGCGTCGGATTTATCGCCGCATCCTGGCGGAGATGCCGGGCCACGCGGTCGCGGAATCGACGGTCCGCAATTACGTTCGCGACCGTAAACGGTCACTCGGGCTGCTGATCCGGGAAACCTACGTGGCGCAGTCCTACCAGTGGGGCGGCGAAGGCCAGGTGGATTGGTACGAAGCCTATGCCGAACTGGCCGGGGATCTCACAAAGCTTCAGGTTTTCTGCATGCGCTCGATGGCCGGTGGCGGCGTTTTCCACCGGGCTTACCGGAGCGCCACCCAGCAGGCCTTTCTGGAAGGCCACGAACTCGCCTTCCGGCACTTTGGCGGCGTCTTCAGGCTGCTGCGCTACGACAATCTGACCAGCGCGGTGCGCAAGGTGCTGCGCGGGAGGCTGCGCGAGGAAACCGAACGCTTCATCGCCCTGCGCTCGCACTGGCACTTCGAGGCGGACTTCTGCACGCCCGGTGCCGGTCACGAGAAAGGCGGCGTCGAGGGTGAGAACGGCTACTTCCGGCGCAATCACTGGGTTCCGGTTCCCAAGGCGGCCAGCCTCGAAGTGCTGAACGAGCTGCTGCTGATGCGCTGCCGGGAGGATGAAGGGCGGCTGATCGATGGGCGCAGCCAGCAGGTCGGGCAAGCCATGGCGGAAGAGCGCAATCATCTGCTGGCCCTGCCGGCAGAGGAGTTCGATCTGGCCGAGATCAGCTTTCCCATCGTTGATGGCGGCGGCTGCGTCAGGGTCAGGACCAACGCCTATTCGACGCCGGTGCGTCCCGGGACCACGGTGCAGGTGAAAGTCTATCCGGCCCATCTGGAAGTCTGGCATGACGGCCGGTGTGTCGCCCGTCATGAACGATGCTATTCAAGATGCCAGCAGATCCTGGATCTGGAGCACTATCTCGATGTACTCGAGCGCAAACCCGGTGCTTTGGCGGGATCCACGGCGTTGGAGCAGTGGCGGCGGGCGGGACGGTGGCCGGCGAGCTTCGATGTTCTGTGGCAGCGGCTGATTGACCGCCAGGGGCGCCAGCACGGCACGCGGGCCATGATAGCAGTCATCCAGCTCGCCAGGGAGTTCGGGCACGACGCGGTGCGTCAGGCCGTGGACACCGCCGTGAAGCTGGGATGTTCGGACGGTGCGGCGATCCGCTACCTGCTGACCTGTGCCGGACAGCAGCGTCCGGCGCCGGAGATGGCTGAAGTCGGCGAACTCACACGCTACGACCGTCCGATGCCGTGCCTGACGGGATACGACCGGCTGCTCGACCGGGATCAGGAGGTGGCGCCATGA
- a CDS encoding IS1182 family transposase, giving the protein MSNFRPIDRQTGFLLPPSVDEWLPEKHLARFVVEVIDGLDLSVMRGSYRGSGSASYPPSLLLGILVYGYATGVFSSRKLERASYDSVAFRFIAANQHPDHDTIAAFRRRFLQEIEGLFVQVLEVAREMGVLKMGTMALDGTKIHANASRHSALSYEHAGKIEAQLKAEVAELLAKAEAADRSDLPDGLSIPDELARREERLAKLAEARAKIEARAKERFEREQADHEARLAARDAKAAATGRKPRGKPPQPPVEGPLPTDQINLTDEQSRIMPVAGGGFEQCYNAQAVVAAGSLLVVAADVVQAPNDKRQLAPMLDKLAALPEDLGKPETLLADTGYFSAPNVETCQTAGIAPLIALGREAHHPSLSERFAEAPSAPDDATAVEAMAHRLKTLEGRKLYAQRKHTPEPVFGIIKSVLGFRQFLLRGLDKVRGEWNLVTMAWNLKRMFVLSPAG; this is encoded by the coding sequence ATGAGCAATTTCCGGCCGATCGACCGCCAGACCGGGTTCCTTCTGCCGCCGTCGGTTGACGAATGGCTGCCGGAGAAGCATCTGGCCCGCTTTGTGGTGGAGGTGATCGACGGGTTGGATTTGAGCGTGATGAGGGGGAGCTACCGCGGCTCGGGCTCGGCGTCGTACCCGCCGTCGCTGCTGCTGGGTATCCTGGTTTATGGCTATGCGACCGGCGTGTTCTCGAGCCGCAAGCTGGAGCGGGCGAGCTATGACTCGGTGGCCTTCCGTTTCATCGCGGCGAACCAGCATCCGGATCACGACACGATCGCGGCGTTCCGGCGACGGTTTCTCCAAGAGATCGAGGGATTGTTCGTCCAGGTGCTGGAGGTGGCGCGCGAGATGGGCGTGCTCAAGATGGGCACGATGGCGCTCGACGGCACCAAGATCCACGCCAATGCCAGCCGGCACAGCGCGCTGTCGTATGAGCATGCCGGCAAGATCGAGGCGCAGCTGAAGGCCGAGGTGGCCGAGTTGCTGGCCAAGGCCGAGGCGGCGGACCGCTCGGACCTGCCCGACGGCCTGTCGATCCCCGATGAACTGGCGCGCCGCGAGGAGCGGCTGGCAAAGCTCGCCGAGGCGCGGGCCAAGATTGAAGCACGGGCCAAGGAACGCTTCGAACGCGAGCAAGCCGACCATGAAGCCAGGCTTGCGGCGCGTGACGCCAAGGCTGCGGCGACTGGTCGGAAGCCCCGGGGCAAGCCGCCCCAGCCGCCGGTCGAAGGTCCCCTGCCGACCGACCAGATCAATCTGACGGACGAGCAATCGCGCATCATGCCGGTGGCGGGCGGCGGCTTCGAGCAGTGCTACAACGCCCAGGCCGTGGTGGCGGCGGGCAGCCTGCTGGTGGTCGCGGCTGACGTCGTCCAGGCTCCCAACGACAAGCGGCAGCTCGCGCCGATGCTGGACAAACTTGCCGCCCTGCCCGAGGATCTGGGCAAGCCCGAGACCCTGCTGGCTGACACCGGCTATTTCAGCGCGCCCAATGTGGAGACTTGCCAGACGGCCGGCATCGCGCCGCTGATCGCGCTGGGCCGCGAGGCCCACCATCCCTCCTTGAGCGAGCGCTTTGCCGAGGCGCCATCCGCACCGGACGATGCGACAGCGGTCGAGGCCATGGCCCACCGCCTGAAGACGCTGGAGGGCAGGAAGCTTTACGCCCAGCGCAAACACACCCCGGAACCGGTGTTCGGCATCATCAAGTCCGTGCTGGGATTCCGCCAGTTCCTGCTGCGCGGGCTCGATAAGGTTCGCGGCGAGTGGAACCTCGTGACCATGGCCTGGAACCTGAAGCGGATGTTTGTCCTGAGTCCGGCCGGATGA
- a CDS encoding tyrosine-type recombinase/integrase: protein MDNWICRCRRIYVAAVYKRGRTWWVRFTWHGQEVRRSARTSSKAVAQQYLAQLVEERRRLDRGGRPRHTFNEAVERFIGEHLPSLKPLAARRYLFSLKMLNPHFVGAYLDEVTKTKILAYVSFRRKQGISPSTIRRDLACLSSMLQLAISWEWVDANPIRTLDRRLLKEGDPRRRYLSHEEQERLLVAAGSYLKPMVWFAIETGLRLEEQLSLEWSQVNQRRHELTLTKTKTSNPRVVPLTAQAAQILAQQPRHLTSPYVFCKPDGSRYLRLTRGLDGAATRAGISDLRWHDLRRTCGCRLLQDYGMDLYRVSKWLGHKSVAMTERAYAFLRVDDLHAVIRPGTKVGTGNAD, encoded by the coding sequence ATGGACAACTGGATTTGCCGGTGCAGGAGGATCTACGTGGCAGCGGTTTACAAGCGGGGGCGGACATGGTGGGTCCGGTTCACATGGCACGGACAGGAGGTCCGAAGGTCAGCCCGAACCTCGTCGAAAGCTGTGGCTCAGCAGTATCTTGCTCAACTGGTTGAGGAACGCCGACGACTGGACCGAGGCGGCCGTCCCCGTCACACCTTTAATGAGGCTGTCGAGCGATTTATCGGCGAGCACCTTCCATCGCTCAAACCTCTAGCTGCCCGCCGATACCTCTTCAGCCTAAAGATGTTGAACCCGCACTTCGTCGGGGCCTATCTGGATGAGGTCACGAAGACGAAGATCCTAGCCTATGTCAGCTTCCGGAGAAAACAGGGCATATCGCCATCAACAATCAGACGCGACCTGGCTTGCCTCTCATCGATGCTGCAACTCGCTATCTCATGGGAGTGGGTTGATGCAAATCCGATCCGGACCCTGGACCGGCGACTCTTGAAGGAAGGAGACCCTCGAAGACGCTACCTCAGCCATGAGGAGCAGGAACGGCTTCTCGTTGCGGCAGGGTCTTATCTCAAGCCGATGGTCTGGTTCGCTATCGAAACCGGTCTTCGCCTGGAGGAGCAACTGTCTCTGGAGTGGTCACAGGTCAACCAGCGGCGTCACGAACTCACTCTCACCAAAACTAAGACCAGCAATCCAAGAGTGGTCCCCCTCACCGCTCAGGCCGCACAGATCTTGGCACAGCAGCCACGACATCTGACCTCGCCCTACGTGTTCTGCAAACCAGATGGATCACGGTACCTCAGGCTAACTCGTGGACTGGATGGGGCCGCTACGCGGGCTGGGATAAGCGATCTTCGATGGCATGATCTCCGCCGGACCTGTGGCTGCCGCCTCCTACAGGACTACGGTATGGACCTATACCGGGTCAGCAAGTGGTTGGGGCACAAGTCGGTTGCCATGACCGAAAGGGCCTACGCCTTCCTCAGAGTCGACGACCTGCATGCGGTGATCCGCCCCGGTACAAAGGTCGGCACAGGGAACGCGGATTGA
- a CDS encoding recombinase family protein, whose amino-acid sequence MIVGYARTSTSDQVAGYEDQIAHLTRLGVEKVFAEQASAVGEWSQLAACLDFLRDGDTLIVTRLDRLCRSTAHFCEVFDRLERKGAKIRVLDLGIDTSSPTGRMIAEIVVAVAGFERRLLLERQKVGVAAAKAAGKYRGRVPTARRRFNEVLDLHQAGARPDEIAAKLAISRSSVFRALREARTPG is encoded by the coding sequence ATGATTGTCGGATACGCCCGCACCTCAACCTCTGATCAGGTCGCCGGGTACGAAGACCAGATCGCTCACCTGACGCGGCTCGGCGTCGAGAAGGTTTTCGCCGAGCAGGCCTCGGCCGTCGGAGAGTGGTCCCAGCTTGCAGCGTGTTTGGACTTCCTGCGGGACGGCGACACGCTGATCGTCACTCGCCTCGACCGCCTGTGCCGCAGCACGGCTCACTTCTGTGAGGTGTTCGACCGCTTGGAGCGGAAGGGAGCCAAGATCCGCGTCCTCGACCTCGGGATCGACACCAGCAGCCCGACCGGCCGCATGATCGCCGAGATCGTGGTCGCCGTCGCCGGGTTCGAGCGTCGTCTGCTGCTGGAGCGACAGAAGGTCGGCGTCGCCGCGGCGAAGGCGGCGGGCAAGTACCGAGGTCGCGTGCCTACGGCCCGCAGGCGGTTCAATGAGGTACTCGATCTCCATCAGGCCGGTGCCCGGCCGGACGAGATCGCGGCCAAGTTGGCGATCAGCCGGTCGTCGGTGTTCCGGGCTCTGCGGGAGGCGAGAACGCCGGGGTGA
- the recD2 gene encoding SF1B family DNA helicase RecD2, giving the protein MNNPASIPDREPLAGLVERVTYHNPDNGYCVLRVKVRGHRDLVTVLGHAASISAGEFVQASGKWEVHREHGQQFRAAFLKSAPPSSLEGMEKYLGSGLIKGIGPVYAKKLVRAFGEAVFDVIEQQGERLIEVAGIGPKRASKIRLAWADQKAIREIMVFLQSHGVGTSRAVRIYKTYGADAIPLVTENPYRLARDIRGIGFKTADMIAEKLGIPKTAMIRARAGISYALLNAVDDGHCGLPRDELLKLAEELLEIPTEILEDAINLELGDGMVVADTIGERQCVFMRKLWEAERTIAERLRALRDGKPPWPTIEADKAIEWVQAKLGVTLAESQQAAVRMALASKVVVITGGPGVGKTTLVNAILKILAAKKVKVLLAAPTGRAAKRMTEATGMEAKTIHRLLEFDPAGGGFKRMEENPLDCNLLVLDETSMVDVPIMAATLKAVRSGSAVILVGDVDQLPSVGPGQVLADIIGSGMVPVVRLTEVFRQAAESQIITSAHRINAGRMPDLKTPAEGQNSDFYFIDAADSEDAARKVVEVVQNRIPRRFGFDATRDIQVLAPMNRGGLGARTLNVALQAALNPAEGQPQVERFGWTYRPGDKVMQTTNDYDKEVFNGDLGFVSTIDTDAQEVTIIFDGREVVYQFGELDEVSLAFATTIHKSQGSEYPAVVIPVGMTHYMMLRRNLIYTGVTRGKKLVVLVGQRKAVGIAVRSAEGGRRWSKLRELLESVVVRN; this is encoded by the coding sequence ATGAACAATCCGGCTTCCATTCCGGACCGCGAACCCTTGGCCGGGCTAGTCGAGCGGGTCACCTATCACAATCCCGACAACGGCTACTGCGTGCTCCGGGTCAAGGTTCGGGGGCATCGCGACCTCGTGACCGTGCTCGGCCATGCCGCCTCAATTTCGGCCGGTGAGTTCGTCCAAGCGTCCGGCAAGTGGGAAGTTCATCGCGAGCACGGCCAGCAGTTCCGGGCGGCATTCCTGAAGTCAGCACCTCCGTCATCGCTGGAGGGCATGGAGAAGTACCTGGGCTCGGGGCTGATCAAGGGCATCGGCCCGGTCTACGCGAAGAAGCTGGTCAGGGCGTTCGGCGAGGCCGTGTTCGATGTCATCGAGCAGCAGGGCGAACGCCTGATCGAGGTTGCCGGCATCGGTCCCAAGCGGGCCTCCAAGATCCGGCTGGCCTGGGCCGACCAGAAAGCCATCCGCGAGATCATGGTGTTCCTCCAAAGCCATGGCGTCGGTACGTCGCGGGCGGTCCGGATCTACAAGACCTATGGGGCCGATGCGATCCCGCTGGTGACCGAGAACCCGTACCGGCTGGCCCGTGACATCCGCGGCATCGGCTTCAAGACCGCCGACATGATTGCGGAGAAACTCGGCATTCCGAAGACGGCGATGATCCGGGCCAGAGCCGGCATCTCCTATGCCCTGCTGAACGCAGTCGATGATGGTCACTGCGGACTGCCCCGTGACGAGTTGCTGAAGCTGGCCGAGGAGTTGTTGGAGATCCCGACCGAAATCCTGGAAGACGCGATCAATCTCGAACTCGGCGACGGCATGGTGGTCGCCGACACCATCGGGGAACGCCAGTGCGTCTTCATGAGGAAGCTGTGGGAAGCCGAACGGACCATCGCCGAGCGGCTCCGGGCACTGCGGGATGGCAAACCACCCTGGCCGACCATCGAAGCCGACAAGGCTATCGAGTGGGTGCAGGCGAAACTCGGCGTCACGCTGGCGGAAAGTCAGCAGGCGGCGGTCCGGATGGCCCTAGCGTCCAAGGTCGTGGTCATCACGGGCGGGCCGGGGGTGGGTAAAACCACGCTGGTCAACGCCATCCTGAAAATCTTGGCAGCGAAGAAGGTTAAGGTCCTGCTGGCCGCCCCCACTGGTCGGGCGGCCAAGCGGATGACTGAAGCGACGGGCATGGAAGCCAAGACCATCCACCGGCTGCTGGAGTTCGACCCCGCCGGCGGTGGTTTCAAGCGGATGGAGGAGAACCCGCTGGACTGCAATCTGCTGGTCCTGGACGAGACCAGCATGGTCGATGTGCCGATCATGGCGGCAACCCTGAAGGCGGTTCGCAGCGGCTCCGCCGTGATCCTGGTCGGTGACGTGGACCAGCTTCCCTCGGTCGGTCCCGGACAGGTGCTGGCCGACATCATCGGCTCCGGCATGGTGCCCGTGGTGCGGCTGACCGAGGTGTTTCGGCAAGCCGCCGAGAGCCAGATCATCACCAGTGCCCACCGGATCAACGCCGGCCGGATGCCTGATCTCAAGACGCCGGCGGAAGGCCAGAACTCGGACTTCTACTTCATCGACGCCGCCGATTCCGAGGATGCGGCACGCAAGGTGGTCGAGGTGGTGCAGAACCGCATTCCCAGGCGGTTCGGCTTCGACGCCACCAGGGACATTCAGGTGCTGGCTCCGATGAACCGGGGCGGGCTGGGAGCCAGGACGCTGAATGTCGCCCTCCAGGCGGCCCTGAACCCCGCTGAAGGTCAGCCCCAGGTGGAGCGGTTCGGGTGGACCTACCGGCCGGGCGACAAGGTGATGCAAACCACCAACGACTACGACAAGGAGGTCTTCAACGGTGACCTGGGCTTCGTCTCGACCATTGACACTGATGCCCAGGAGGTGACGATCATTTTCGACGGCCGGGAGGTGGTGTACCAGTTCGGCGAACTTGATGAAGTCTCTCTGGCCTTCGCGACGACGATCCATAAATCGCAGGGTTCTGAGTACCCCGCCGTTGTGATCCCTGTGGGCATGACCCATTACATGATGTTGCGGCGAAACCTGATCTATACCGGCGTCACCCGTGGCAAGAAGCTGGTGGTGTTGGTCGGTCAGCGGAAAGCTGTCGGTATCGCTGTTCGGTCGGCCGAAGGTGGACGGAGGTGGTCGAAGCTCCGGGAATTGCTGGAGAGTGTCGTTGTCCGAAATTGA
- a CDS encoding cold-shock protein: protein MPFGSPRTPRPFATHVRATVKWYNPSKGFGFVTPDDGSADVFLHVSVVEQAGLQSPSEGAILVCDLADGQKGPQVSTIHSVEAGSAPNQRGNRPAAGSRYPRQSVSDYDDYGYGSKSSGGGTVEGTVKWFNPDKGFGFITPDQGGKDVFVHIRAVERAGLSTLRDSQRVRFIEKAGQKGTEADEIEVI from the coding sequence ATGCCCTTCGGTTCTCCCCGCACTCCTCGTCCCTTCGCCACCCATGTCCGTGCCACCGTGAAGTGGTACAATCCATCCAAAGGGTTCGGCTTCGTCACGCCGGATGATGGTTCGGCTGATGTGTTCCTCCATGTCTCGGTTGTGGAGCAGGCCGGCCTCCAAAGCCCCAGTGAAGGAGCGATCCTCGTGTGTGATCTGGCCGACGGACAGAAAGGTCCTCAGGTCTCGACGATCCACAGCGTGGAGGCTGGTTCTGCACCAAACCAGCGTGGCAACCGCCCGGCAGCCGGATCCCGGTATCCCCGCCAGAGTGTCAGCGACTACGATGATTACGGATACGGGTCCAAGTCCAGCGGCGGCGGAACCGTAGAAGGCACCGTAAAGTGGTTCAATCCGGACAAAGGCTTCGGGTTCATCACCCCCGATCAGGGCGGCAAGGACGTTTTCGTCCACATCCGAGCGGTCGAGCGGGCTGGCTTGAGCACGCTGCGGGACAGCCAGCGTGTTCGCTTCATCGAAAAGGCGGGACAGAAGGGTACAGAGGCCGATGAGATCGAGGTGATCTGA